The region CGGTCATCCCCCCAACCGTTGGTAATAACCACGGGGGTGCGATAAGCATAGACTCCGAATACGGTATAGTTGAAATGAGTCAGTGCCTGCCAGTTACAGGACCATATCATATTGCGATAATTGGGAAAAATGCCATAGGACCAGTAAGAAGGCAGGCTTCCCGAATCCTGGTAGCATCCATCGGCCAGCAAGGCATAGGGAGGAACCTGACCCGTAGCGTTGCTGCCGTCGCTGATGTCATCGGAGGTAAAAAAAGCCTTGCCCGGAGCGAAGGTGTGCAAGATCGAAGCGATCTCTTTGATAAGCCGCATGTGAGCCCGGTCGACGTAGCCCGAGCATTCCCGGGCACCCAGCATGCCCGCCTGAATGTAAAAGGTTTCATCCCAAACAAATCCCGAAACTTCAGAGGCGAACTCGGCAAACAAAGCGCGCGCATAATTTTTATAAAAACCGACAACTTCCGGGCAGGCCGGGTTCCTCTTATACGGGCCGCCGATCACATCAGGACCGTTCCACCCTCCTTCTTCAAGTATATGCGCAGGGTTCAAGCCGGGCAATCCTTTGCTCGAAAGCAGCCCATCGGCAAAATACATCAGAACGACAAAACCTTTATCCCGGGCGTAGGTGATGCGGTGATGAATGTCTGCGAGGCTCAGCTCCATGCCCCGGATGCGGTTGATCCAGGTTTCATCAAGTCTCCCTGTCTGCTCATTGTAGCAGTACCTGCCGACAATGTCATACCATCCATGGAGGCAGAGAGCTACTTTGTGCCTGTCGGACGGAGGGATCCACTTGACCAGAGTGTCAATATCCGCGTACCACCCTCTTCCCTGGTCGCTCATATAATCGTATCCGATCATGGCAATATCTTTGATCCACTCCGGTCCTGGCGGAACCTCCTTCAGGATGGTCTGATAGTACCTGCTCATTCCGCTGTCCATATCCGAAACATGGCCGGTTTCGATGATGGTCCGCTTTTCAACAGCATCTTCAAAGCCGACTTCTTTTGGGTAGGTCCAGCGCACAGCGCCGCGGTCAAACAGGGCGGTAAAAAACGGATCCGTCATCACGGCTGATTTCTCATCGGCCCTTTCCAACAGAACCAAGGGAAGCGCAAGATCATATGCATGTTTTTCGGGCCGTCCGGCGCACCGGTAGCCGGCAATGCTGTTGTCGGTAAAATCCGTCCTGCTGCCGATCAAGCCGTTCTTCAACGGAAAAGTGGCCCTGTCTAAACGCTCAAGCAAGCCGACGGGGAAAAAGACGGTCAGGTCTTCGGTCATCTTGCGGGATGAGGAGAGCTCTACATCGTGCTGCAATACAGGACCTTCCGCGATATGGTACACTTTAGAAACCACACTGATTTTGAGCGCAGGTAACTCTGCTGCCTCATACTTTACTATTCGCTCGTTAGCCGACAAATCCAGATTGCCGAACTTTTGCACAAGGGTTAAAAACCTGTCGCCATGCTTGATCTGCGGGATTCTGCCCCCCTCCTTCTCTGCCAATTGTGCGTAAAAGTCCTGAGACCGGCCTGGAGCGGCTGAAAGGATCATGAAAAAGAATACAAGCTGTCTTGTTCTCATAAGTGAATCACCCAGAATGGATCAATGGATTAAATTTTTCCTGGCTGGGAGCAGGAAAGAGAAAGAGAGCCGCTGAAAGTCACTGGCATTCTTGGCGCCATCATGATTCTGTTTTTCACTGTCCCCATGGATATAGTATGTTCTCTTGGCGGCAATATAGCCAAGCGCGCAGTGAAAAACAATCGAATTTCAACAAAATGGAATGCATAATCGCCCGGGTAAAGATTCCCCGGGCGATCTGGGGTCTCGATGACCAGTGAGTCAAAAGCAGACAGCCGCCTTCTGTCCCGGCCGAGGGGTGCGGCATAATCAATTGGACGACGGCTGTCTGCGCGGTTGCTTGGTACGTTTTCCTCTTTTACTCCTTCAGCTTTTCCAGCTCCTGATGCACGCGATTCCAGACGACCGCCTGGTTGAAAGAGAACTCATTCCAGTTCTTCACTTTGTTAAAATAATCCTTTGCCGCCTGTTTGTCGCCCTTGGACAGCGCCGCCTGGCCCATCATAAAAAAAGCGAAAGGACCTGGCTGCACCGTAGAGAGCCCGGCGATCACCGCATCATAGCTTTTTTCCGTCATATCGATGTACGCTTGCGCCCAAACCAGATCATTCTTTTCGCTGGGATTGTTGCGGCGCTCGACCAGCTGTTTATATAAGGCAGCGCGGGCCTTCAGCGGCTCCAGCTGGTTGCTCTGTGCATAGGTATAACAATAACCCATGTGAAGCGTGGTGCGAAGGGACTCTTTCTCCTTATCCGTAAGGCTGACTTGGTTGAGCATGGCTTCGGCCTCCTTCAGCCGGTTCAGGCCGGCGGATGGCTTGCCAAAGGCTGTTTGCGCAAAACCGTCCAATAAAATAGAGTTGATCATGGTGCCAGGCTGTTTCTCTTTTTTCGCCAGCGCGCGCCGTTCGGCAAAGACTTTCCGGGCGGCGCTCAGGTTGCCCTCATAGAGGTATGATGTGGCCGTATAAAACAAAGCAGCCAATTTGTCATTGATCCAATTGCTCTTATCATAATAAAGCTGATAATACTCCCTCGCTTTGTCATAATCCCCTTTGAATTGATAACTGGTTCCGATGCCGGCAATGCCCCAGAGGTATTGATCAGAAAGTTCCAGCGCCTTCTGGCATTGGACGATGGAGTCGTCATAGCGCCCCATTTTTAAGAGCAGGTACCCGTAAGTGGCATAGGGATCGGACCGGCCGGGACGAAGATGAATGTACTCCTTGAGCGCTGTTTCCGCTGCTGCCAAATTGCCCAGCCGAATGTTCGGGTGAGCCAGGGCTTCGTAGGCAGGCGCAAACTCCTTGTCGATCTCTACCGCTTTTTCAAAAGAGCTGATGGCGCTCTTATATTCTCGGATATTAGAGAAATAACCTCCGAGAGACCACCAATTGCGTTTATCCTCCGGATAAAGGGCCACAAGCTGATCGACGCATTTCTTCTGCGCAGGCTGGTCATCATCGAAATAAGCCTGAATAAGCTGGATGTAGAGTTGTTCTCCCAGAGAGGCCTTGCCGCTGTGTGCGTTGGCTCTGGCAAGATTAGCATGCGAGATTTGATATCCTCCGCCGCATTGGGAGCGATAGCAGTAGGCGAGAGCAAAGTTGCTGTCCACAGAGACAGCCTGTTCAAACAGGGGGGCTGCGGCCACGTATTCATAGTCTTCCATTTTTTCACGGCCCTGGATAAACAGCTCTCTGGCCTTGCTGGAAAAAGTGGTGATGGGCATCTCTTTCTCAGCCGGTGCGTTCTGGCCGGCGACGCACTGCCAGCGGCCATTGCGGTTGATCCAGACATCCTGGAAGCGCAGAACCTGGCTGTACTCCTTGCCGGCCTCGATGCCTTTGTCGATCGCCATGCCGTACAGGACCGCGGTGTCCCCATGGCGCTGCGCCTTGGGTTCCAGGATGGTGAAAGAATGAAGCGTAAAGTTCTTTTCCTTGACCCGTTCCATGATTCTCGCCTTGGTCCAGACACGCCCATCATTGACCACGCCCATATATTCGTCGGCAAGAATGGACGCCAGCGGAGCGGGGTCATGTTTGATAAAGGCCTCGGTCCACTGGTCCTCGAGCGCCAGCAACTCTTTAGTGAGTGGGGTGAGATCTGCGGCAACGGATGGCGCTTGCATCCCGCCGGCCATCGCAAAAGCCAGAACCAGAAATAGCAGCATCCCGCACCTGTCACGCTTTTTCATCTTGTGCCCCCTTTCGGGAAAGATGAACGGTAAAAAACTTGTCCGGCAATGCGCCGGCGTGGATTGGACTGCTTCATGATGCTTGTTCTGAGGCGATGCGGCCTGTGTCTTCGCTGCAAGAGATTCACTGGAAAAAAAGAATGGAACGCCGCCCGTATTTACCGTAAGGCTTACTGTTGAAGAAACGGCATCCTGTGAAAGGGAGCGATTATCTGAGCATGATCGCATGGGAAAGGAGGTTCAAGCACTCAACAAG is a window of bacterium DNA encoding:
- a CDS encoding DUF4440 domain-containing protein codes for the protein MLLFLVLAFAMAGGMQAPSVAADLTPLTKELLALEDQWTEAFIKHDPAPLASILADEYMGVVNDGRVWTKARIMERVKEKNFTLHSFTILEPKAQRHGDTAVLYGMAIDKGIEAGKEYSQVLRFQDVWINRNGRWQCVAGQNAPAEKEMPITTFSSKARELFIQGREKMEDYEYVAAAPLFEQAVSVDSNFALAYCYRSQCGGGYQISHANLARANAHSGKASLGEQLYIQLIQAYFDDDQPAQKKCVDQLVALYPEDKRNWWSLGGYFSNIREYKSAISSFEKAVEIDKEFAPAYEALAHPNIRLGNLAAAETALKEYIHLRPGRSDPYATYGYLLLKMGRYDDSIVQCQKALELSDQYLWGIAGIGTSYQFKGDYDKAREYYQLYYDKSNWINDKLAALFYTATSYLYEGNLSAARKVFAERRALAKKEKQPGTMINSILLDGFAQTAFGKPSAGLNRLKEAEAMLNQVSLTDKEKESLRTTLHMGYCYTYAQSNQLEPLKARAALYKQLVERRNNPSEKNDLVWAQAYIDMTEKSYDAVIAGLSTVQPGPFAFFMMGQAALSKGDKQAAKDYFNKVKNWNEFSFNQAVVWNRVHQELEKLKE